DNA from Eubalaena glacialis isolate mEubGla1 chromosome 2, mEubGla1.1.hap2.+ XY, whole genome shotgun sequence:
agaattttcttacctgactgaatgtcacccttctgtggggatgagattctgtgcttttcctccgtTGATGACCattgactgaaaatcattagaggatcatgtctagaaagcattctttatttaatttcttaaagaagaaaacatagaaaacatttttatccactttcaaattgaggatcaaggggaatgacatcagtgaaaatgtcagagtagggagctctggcttgtgtccatccccagaaacactgacatacgtgttaaaacctgtcaaaatgatctcatccacacatgtaagttttcttttcttttcgccctgtagatttatctttcattgaaactttacttactacaggatgtggagaataaacagggaagtagaaactgtatttcctgatgagagaatcactaagtcacattagctgttctgagctatgtcttactcaccgtgactgtaattaaaacaaacaaacaaacaaaacactttttttttttagtaagtcagtcctgacatttcctcgttaaagacatggtaacagatacagacttagatttatcagaattgagcaaaatgttgattgtacctgtgttgaacatATGAGCACgacctgctacaaaacttcattatacttattgccacaactgacaaattccctttttccactcctgatatgttgcatgtaaggaatgcataggtcactaaccccagctggtcacaggtgaactctgccacatggattactgcatgttttcctgctagaagaccatacattctcgagtatcatgcctgcagagtatctgggctcttcttttttctggataaagtttagataatcacctaattttatgagaaatatataaatcgtatctgcatattcttcaggtttttatttattcattctctttcaagtcctaagtgcaaatattaaagtgatttccaagagggtggtaaataagacagctacgtttatgctccaaaattaacaataaatcataatacaattgtaaatgcattaatgtgtgattaatatgtagatacttatgtaaatgcaattttagtaatgctttgtggagagcttcagaatctaggtattaaaaaaagaagaagaagaaggagttcttgaaactctgagggaattatagagaagtctttgtgtctataaatgtcactctgaaataatgaattttctcagaaataaactaggcataaaattgtaggaaaaaacttcatgaaatgaaagagcatgtgagatggccatacaagaaaaagaagattctcagagaataatgaacagtgtggagttcagcagaagggtcatacagattcagagagtaaaactttgtagagcctaattgtgagttcctcatatttcatctttagagacacggtagtcattggaaatatgatgttataagatgacgttaacatacttaaacactttcatttagaaatgaccacttagaaccaaaataaatgaaagagaagacaaaattatgtttttgttgatttttaaagacctcaggtgagtgctgataatttaaaaatacatgatgtctttcactgcaaagtaaaggagcagttacagtggaggattactggattgaatgtcaatattatgacatagtatgagtgtgtttcgtgtttggtaattgcaatcattgttgcttttgttgtggtcatccatttacaatgcttggtgtcagttgatttatctcttgtaaaaataaaatactgtgtgtgtgtgtgaaaaaaatacatgatgtcttgactaaagttgtatggactttgagatctggaaaaaaacatttcttttctgtaatgctaggatgctaattggacatttttgcaagaaagagatttcaggatgcaaatctcgtgtctctaaggtgggaagtcagttcatggtggaacattctattaaacttgtgtgagtggagaaatatttctttggaaggaagaggtcggtcacgaatccctttttaataaagttagtggtttatagtataccgaatgagcaaaatggctatttctgaactttagaaagaattaatatagtttttctgcatttatattatgaagctgatgtaaagtatcaaaaattctttattctgaaaaataatgtaatcaatttgacataattcatatatattgaacctgtggtacacacacacaataaaacttacattcccaaatttttttgcactaaagaaatatcttcaagtgtagttgatttacaatgctgtgggtttttcaaatacatgtttattggagtataattgctttataacattgtattagtttctgctttacaacaaagtggatcagctatatgtatacatatactccccatatccccccctcttgagcctccctcccagactccctatcccacccctctgggggacataaagcaccgagttgatctccctgtactatgcggcagcttaccactagctattttacatttggtagtgtatatatgtcagtgctactctctcactacgtccctgtctccccttcccccctgtgtccttaagtccgttctctacatctgtgtctttattcctgccctgtcactaggttcgtcagtaccatttttctagattccatatatatgtgttagcgtacggtatttgtttttctctttctgacttacttcactctgtatgacagactctaggtccaaccacctcactacaaataactcaattttgttcgtttttatggctgagtaatactccattgtgtatatgtgccatgtcttctttatatagtcatctgttgatggacatttaggttgcgtctatgtcctgactattgtaaatagtgctacagtgaacattgtggtacatgtatctttttgaattatagttttctctgggtatatgcccagtagtggaattgctgggtcatatgatagttctatttttagcttttaaggaacctccatactgttctccataatggctgtatccgtttacattcccaccaacagtgcaggagggtttccttttctccacaccctatccagcctttacgcattgttttattaatttcttttctttaacttctttttaaatttttatatttatttttggctgtgttgggtcttcgtttctgtgcgagggctttctctagatgcggcaagcgggggccactcttcatcgcggtgcgtgggcctcttcactatcgtggcctctcttgttgtggagcacaggctccagacgcgcaggctcagtagttgtggctcacaggcctagctgctccgcaacatgtgggatcttcccagaccagggcttgaacccatgtcccctgcattggcaggcagattctcaaccactgcgccactagggaagccctccttcatttctttttcatgtatttttgatttcatctttatgatttctttccttctgcttactttggggttttctttattattctttctttaattgctttaggtgtaagtttaggtcgtttgagatttttcttttttcttgaggtaggattgtattgctataaacttccctcttagaactgcttttgctgcatcccttagattttgggtcattgtgttttcattgtcagttgtttctaggtatttttttatttcctctttgatttcttcagtgatctccttgttattaagtagtgtattgtttagcgtccatgtgtttgtattttttttacagattttttcctgtaattcatatctagtctgatagcgttgtggtcagaaaagatacatgatacgatttcaattttcttaaatttaccaaggcttgatttgtgacccaagataagatctatcctggaggatgttccatgtgcacttgagaagaaagtgtattctgttgtttttggatggaatgtcctataaatatcaactaagtccatcttgtttaatgtatcatttaaagcttgtgtttccttatttattttccttttggatgaattgtccattggtgaaagggggtgttaaagtcccccactatgattgtgttactgtcaatttccccttttgtggctgttagcatttgccttatgtattgaggtgcttctatgttgggtgcataaatatttacaattgttatatcttctttgtggattgatcccttcatcattatgtagtgttcttctttgtttcttgtaatagtctttgttttaaagtctattttgtctgatatgagaattgctactccaactttcttttgatttccatttgcatggaatatgtttttccatcaacacactttcagtctgtatgtgtccctaggtctgaagtgggtctcttgtagacagcatatatacaggtcttgtttttgtgtccagtcagccagtctatgtcttttggttggagtatttaatccatttcatttaaggtaattatcgatatgtatgttcctattcccattttcttaaatgttttgggtttgttattgtaggtgttttccttctcttgtgtttcttgcctagagaagttcctttagcgtttgttgtaaagctggtttggtggtgctgaactctctcagcttttgcttgtctgtaaaggttttaatttctccgtcaaatctgaatgagatcgttgctgggtagagtaatcttggttgtaggttttttccctttcatcactttaaatatgcacaaagatgcacaaagtgtatgctcagcagttcctcagagtcgacagcctttctattgtgatctatttatgatttatttcttaaatgactaatgaggcttagtcagatttttctgacagctttgggtcttcagctttctgctttcatcatttgtccttaatagcaaaatctagatttaaagtgttctagttttctattcacttatacacagttatatagataaaagatgtcaacatcccatacaaatgcacccttccctacttctacctctcaatattttgtggagacttctgtctttatgcagagagtgtatttggagggggtgggggggagggggttcccatgtttaaagaaaattgcatttaatataaacccaaatcaatactttataccattagtaccaccaatatgccactcaggctgtcctaaaagcatccccaaagcagttcctgtgggaaacagaaaacaggctgcttgcagttcatgaagaacaccccaatactattccattgtattttttttctttttttgtaaatacaGAAACCTTTTAATTCTTTGCAAGGAAAATTTCCTGGATAATTCCATGAGTTTTTATAATCATAGAGAAAATTTTATCCTTACTTATTCATTACCAAAAATAAAGACTATGGTTACAATGTATTCTCCATAGATGCAAACAATCTCATCTATTTTGACaccaaaaaaaggcagaaagacaaaatacaaattccaaggacaaagatgaaaacaatatgattttcaaaggtttttttttttggtttaatttattgtttgtttttgtttgtctcactCTTTGTATGTTTATCTTGCAAGAGCCTATAGAGGTGAGGGAAAATAATCTGCAGGCTAATTTTAAACAACATGAGAGAGGTATTAAGTactaaatacaacaaaataaaaatgtattttttattttaaaaaataaaacttttagtttACTTATTAAACTAGGAAGAATATTCCTGAAACATGTGAGTTAAATTGGTCTGCAAAGCATTCATAAACGGAGAACATGTATCTCCTCtaacaaatactttaaacattGTGTTCGCTACCAAAAGAGCTAATCAGGGTAGGGAAATTTTCAAGTCACAATCCCCTGCACAGACTAAATACAAGTTACTTTTTAACTTGAAGTCAGAAAAGTAAAAtctgtaaaagtaaaaatattgccATTGTTCTCAGCAGTCTACTGATAAATCCGACAAGCTCtgaaagtcttttcaataaaatgaACCCTGATTTCATGGCAAGCTCCTTGCTTAGGTGGCAATTAACTTTTGAAACTGGGCTGCTCAATCTGTGGATAGAAGCAAACTGCATTGACAGAATTGCTCCTCTTCGAAAATCATCATCTTCAGGATGGAAGAAAGTCCAGCAATGACCTTCTTCAATGCAACACTGCCTGCAGAgttgctactgctgctgctggtggctCGCGGGGCTCAGCCCCAGGCTGGCAGGGTGAGCACTGACCCCAGTGCACTGTGACCACGGGCTCTCCGTGCCCACTCTGGGTCCTGGAGCTGAGGCCACGCTGCATGAGAGGTCCCTGGGCAGTTGCAACTCTCAGTCAATAAGCCGGAAACAGGTTAAAGAGAAGACAAGACAGTAAAGGTCAAATAGATGCTATCCCAGATAAAATATCAAGGGCTTGTGGACTTGAGCTGGACACTATGTAAAAATGAGGTAACCAGACATCAATAACATTGAGAATTCAAGATGCTTGTAGCACAGCTGAAGACACAGCTTTTCACGTGTAGCTGCAGGAAGTTCTGCTTGGGAGCATTCTATTTAGGATTCACTTCTGAGCAGCACTCCTAGATAGTTCTCTTATTTGGTACATCTAAACTTCTGAATAATCTCAAAATGATGCCTCAAACACCTCCAAGGTTCTGTAGGTGCTTCCAAATCAAAGAAAGGTCTTGTCATGCCTGGTATTATTTTGGTGTTAGCCTATATTAtataacaattatttaaaaattggtaatCCATATTTGGGTTCAATGATAGCTctattaatcttattttattaacTAGAACATCTTATTCTCCCAATAGGATTAGTGGCTAGAGCTTATTGtacaaccaaaaccaaaatggGGGCAATGGGTTCTTGGAATCTAATCACCCATGATGAAATATCCCACTGGCCAACTCTCTGATGCAAGATCACCAGGGCGTTTCAACGCAGCCTCAACTTTCATATGGTCAAGTCCTCATGATGGCCAGATATCCAAACGCCTAGATTTTTGTAGGACTCAGAATCCTTTTTCTCTTAGCTAGCCCTCTTCTTGCTCATTCTCTTTTACACGCATCTGTCCAACTTTGGTAGGCTGTTGAGTTCCAGTGGAAGAAATCCCATTCTGCCTCGTAGCCTCTCCCTTAGGGACTCAGAAAGGGAAGGTAGTGCAGTTCTTTCTGGCCATCTGCCTGGCATGGGACCCCAGGCTTCTTGGGGTAAGTTTGACTGgcaattttaaagaattcttccACAGCATCGAGTGTAATGAGACGGTCCACAACAAAGAGATATCTCTCCGAAAGCTCCCAACTGGTTGGGAAAATATTGGTCTCTTCAGCCAGTCTCAACAATATCTCCCGAGCTCTCCTTGTGTTTTTAGAATCACTGATGGTGCTGAGTTTTGTCACTGACAACAAAGAGTCTGCTTCCTTTTGAAAACCTAAATCTTCTAAAATGCGTTTCCACCTATTTCTCACTTCCCTTCGAATCTGTCGCAGGGTGTAGATATCATAGTTGAGTTTTTGCCACTCCTCTGAATCTTTGGCCTGTTGATTACGAACAACGATCAAATTGTAGAGGATCCTGTCATCGTCTGCCTCTGTGTGGGACACATCGCGAGGCACGCTCCACAGATTCTTTTCATCTTCCCTCACCAGCGTGGCTCTGAAGGAAGAATATGGATTGTTATCAAGGGGCAACACAATCGATCCTTATTCCACTGCTGGCCTGTTCCACAGCTAAGGATTTGGTGAGGTTGTAAACACCTTCTCTGGCAGCTCCACTATGCCTAAAGATTCTATTCCCCAGTATCCCTTATAGATAGGTATGACCGTTTAACTGAGTTCTAGCTGATGACGAATGTCAGTGAATGTAATGGCGCCACTTTCAGATGGTGCTAGATGCAGGAGCTTGGTCGCGATGGCCTTTCCGATGCCCGTACCCCCGCCGGTGACGATGGCCACTTGGTGCTGCATCAAGCCTGCTGCCAGGCAGCTTTTGCCCTTGACCTAAGAACTCACGGCCACGGGACATTTGAGTGATGAAGTGTAGGCCAGGTTAAGTCACTGGGTCCACGCCGCCTTTTAAATATGCCGGAGAGAGGGCTCACGTCCACGTGACCGCCCCccattgtattttatgtcaaaaaaaagcatgatctctatcaatttgagacatcatgttttagaaaatttggatataagatgcattttttccctttcctagctaacctaaattaatagcaaaagtaatcatttattgagcacctactgtgttacacaaattatttttaatctttataacacacctacaatgtaggcattataattgccatttttaaaatgaggaaattgaaactcagaaatacaatataatctgagcagagttacacagctattgaatggcagagctagtatttaaacctgtctcgtcatgttccaaagtctatgtctgtattaagataggaagactataactttctgatactcaatacacctaaaaaagtgaactttagagaatgtgaaaattctccccatatcagaaaactagtgtaatttttaaaagaagtatcatgagcagaatcaggcaattaagtaaaagtactattcaagtacacaaatcactgtgatcattggagaacatgttactgtcacatgaaaggcaatgagagaagaatagtatttacagcggtgggagaaaatttctatgtctttatgcttctttgccttttaaaatgttaatctcataatgataaaactaaaggaacaataggttttgtttccaaaagctgcTGCTAATAATGATATGTTCACTATACTATAGGCTGTCTAGGCCAGTGTGTTTGtgcattacttgtttatttatgtatatacttaatttttaaaataagtcttttattataaatatgatatacctTCGTTGCTACATATTCAAGCCATAGAGAAAGGCATAGAATCGTTTTTCgttatattcttccagattttattattttttcacttccttttcctttcctccctttatttgaGGTTGTTATTTATGGAAATGCTGGCCCAAAGCTTGAAGTTTCTAATGACTCTATTAAGCTTCTACcatcccacttcctgcttccaagtggcaaccactttgaatttttcaacttgatcttttggtgtttacctctgtatctccatgtaacatgtttatacatgtttctacttcctgtattttctcattgaaattaccttttgacttcccatttttggaagatgaggatttatatcttttcacaatcccttctcaacccccactacacacacacacacacacacacacacacacacaaacacacacacacacaccctttcaacttggtaagagtgaaattttggttttgtttttttaagactgaatccagtatactatgatcactttttcttgtacattttgtttaactttgagctaatattttctctctttcatattctatcaactttatatgtactcttcactaattcaactccaaagcctccttctgttgtataataaacttcttattatatccaaacacattaggtcttctccgaattttctcttcttactaaaaaataactttcctggaaACTTCTAGGCTGCTACAACCTGGACTCgttcctctctgtgcccacctttggtcctggacacacttcactatcattttaattcccttcacctgtctcttttgtaggatctcctatttcctgggttccatctcctgttgggaaagaagggagtgtttgtttgtttgtttacttcctgTTTGGGTGGAGTATATCTTCCAGCGTATTCCTAATAAAGAGAtgcatgtgaaacattttttgagaatttacatatgtgaatattACCTTATTCTGTCATCTTTCTACTTAATAGTTTGGCAAAGTATAGAACACTAGATTGGAAAGTGGCGTCTCACAAAATTTTGAAGGCAtttctccactgtcttctaggcccaaatgtgactgaaatcattcaaattattttctttgaaacctggttgtctctctctctctttctctctcaccttgtcaataTTCCTCTATTTCGCAGGTAGATACTTTGAtgggctctgtttccttccattatgttaggcactctgtgtgtaaatcccttttgagtgcaaacttatattctccagatctgctaatcttttgaaaattattttattcatgactttatcctttctatggacttttttctctttttggaaatttctatcagatctcttggactgtttcctttctttttccccctcactgtttcctatttatttgcttctttaccctagtttatgcgagaattgttgacttcatattctaaatcttgtgaatttttcttttctgctctaatagtttcaattttcaaaatatctctactagttctttgaatgttactttttcaaagcatccattttagtttatgaatgcaatatcttatggctctgaggatacttatgctattttaataatgtttttcttctctccacttaattcatattttctttttcttttttttctacctgttttgttgcttgcctgtttgctcatagttaagagtggtacattagaaacccaaacggaaactctgagagcagatgaatttcttaaactgtggtctttatgtagagtgatctggcggggacatttccttgtggaaatcctgatgttggcgtatttagagctttcctctggggctgctcaaattcccaagcaaagtcttcctctgtcctgcttggagggaatcctcctggttgctacttcgggaatttgttttttccccagcttgctaacacacatccaattttgtgatttattattaaaattacattctcttgggacttccctggtggtccagtggctaagactctgtgctctcaatgcagggggcccaggttcgatccctagtcagggaattagataccacatgccaaaactaagagttcacatgccgcaactaaaagatccctcatgccacaactaagacctgccacagc
Protein-coding regions in this window:
- the LOC133084634 gene encoding melanoregulin-like, whose translation is MQHQVAIVTGGGTGIGKAIATKLLHLAPSERSIVLPLDNNPYSSFRATLVREDEKNLWSVPRDVSHTEADDDRILYNLIVVRNQQAKDSEEWQKLNYDIYTLRQIRREVRNRWKRILEDLGFQKEADSLLSVTKLSTISDSKNTRRAREILLRLAEETNIFPTSWELSERYLFVVDRLITLDAVEEFFKIASQTYPKKPGVPCQADGQKELHYLPFLSP